One genomic segment of Candidatus Aegiribacteria sp. includes these proteins:
- the dacB gene encoding D-alanyl-D-alanine carboxypeptidase/D-alanyl-D-alanine-endopeptidase, whose translation MSYFFHLVLLLSLSLNMPTIPSSWRAGVYAEDADTGEILYNFGGESYFRPASTVKLLTTLVAMKELGPSYVYETRIMADTADNNLFIVGAGAPLLSAEHIRIVALETAAFLDPDSSWDLFWDTTRFTSESHNPGWDTSDWSRMYCPPIEGLSVGDNILQLIISTRGDTMRVFYYPPLPGLEIENNLVTGTRESVRANVEGWTENRPLIILEGMIPPDTQLVLYKPFAGPPAEFAGMLAVELEAAGLNINQVMQRKTPDSASLVQTSVIFSDPMFVLLTSMNKWSRNMVAEMVLRTASLETGSNPASTGAGCDVTGQLLRDIVPSLTGFQIADGSGLSRFNSLTPIHLARILSEGISSAEWGVEFLATLPVNGVDGTLRSRMADLPPGAFRGKTGTLNDTSAIAGLLTSSSGRRIVLVIMFEVPRGQTWTARGLQDNMVSWFWENY comes from the coding sequence TTGAGTTATTTCTTTCACTTAGTGCTGCTTCTGTCTTTATCACTTAACATGCCGACAATCCCATCATCCTGGCGAGCCGGTGTTTATGCGGAAGACGCGGATACAGGCGAAATACTCTACAATTTCGGTGGCGAATCCTATTTCAGACCGGCTTCCACGGTTAAATTACTGACAACCCTGGTGGCTATGAAAGAACTTGGACCTTCCTATGTGTACGAAACCAGGATAATGGCCGATACTGCGGACAACAATCTTTTCATAGTTGGAGCGGGTGCACCTCTCCTCAGTGCGGAACATATCAGGATTGTTGCTCTCGAAACTGCGGCATTCCTTGATCCTGATTCCTCCTGGGATCTGTTCTGGGACACAACAAGATTTACCAGCGAATCACACAACCCCGGCTGGGATACCTCCGACTGGAGTAGGATGTACTGTCCTCCGATTGAAGGTCTTTCTGTGGGAGATAATATCCTGCAGCTTATTATCTCCACAAGAGGTGATACAATGAGAGTCTTTTACTATCCTCCGCTGCCTGGTCTGGAAATAGAGAATAATCTTGTTACAGGCACCAGAGAATCTGTAAGAGCAAATGTGGAAGGCTGGACGGAGAACAGACCGTTGATAATACTGGAAGGAATGATACCCCCGGACACCCAGCTTGTTCTTTACAAACCCTTTGCAGGACCTCCAGCTGAATTCGCGGGAATGCTTGCCGTAGAACTGGAGGCTGCCGGTCTTAATATCAATCAGGTAATGCAGAGAAAAACACCTGATTCAGCTTCACTGGTTCAGACCTCTGTAATATTCTCCGACCCTATGTTCGTTCTCCTGACCTCAATGAATAAGTGGAGCAGGAATATGGTAGCCGAGATGGTTCTTAGAACTGCCAGCCTTGAAACAGGATCCAACCCGGCCTCAACCGGAGCAGGCTGTGATGTAACAGGTCAGCTGCTGAGGGATATTGTCCCCTCACTTACAGGATTTCAGATTGCGGATGGTTCGGGTCTTTCCAGGTTCAACAGCCTGACGCCGATACATCTGGCAAGAATCCTCTCAGAAGGAATCAGTTCAGCGGAATGGGGAGTGGAGTTCCTTGCCACATTACCTGTAAACGGTGTTGATGGAACGCTGAGATCAAGAATGGCTGATCTGCCTCCTGGAGCCTTTCGAGGAAAAACCGGAACTTTAAATGATACGTCAGCGATAGCGGGGCTGCTTACTTCCTCCTCGGGCAGAAGAATAGTACTTGTGATAATGTTTGAGGTGCCCAGAGGTCAAACCTGGACAGCAAGAGGACTGCAGGACAACATGGTATCATGGTTCTGGGAAAACTACTGA
- a CDS encoding polyprenol monophosphomannose synthase, producing the protein MILKHRRIILIPTYNEVQNIQPLYDSIREVCDFDLMFIDDSSPDGTVEEIQKLIKKDPEVHLLEREAKEGLGQAYKEAYKEVFESGRWDRIFMMDADLSHQPLHLEMIDNALDGHAFVVGSRYLKGVSVLNWSIVRLNLSYAANRYIKLLTGMPFSDSTSGFRGFRSEVLPILLSSEIKSSGYAFLVETLYDVWKKGTDIGEVPIVFVERKRGDSKVSMRIFFESLFTPLRLRINSLFHQ; encoded by the coding sequence ATCATCCTGAAACACCGTCGGATTATACTTATTCCCACTTATAACGAAGTACAGAATATTCAACCTCTTTACGACAGCATTCGCGAAGTGTGCGATTTTGATCTGATGTTCATAGACGACAGTTCCCCGGACGGAACGGTCGAAGAGATTCAGAAACTGATTAAAAAAGATCCTGAGGTGCATTTGCTGGAAAGGGAAGCCAAGGAGGGCCTAGGACAGGCATACAAAGAAGCTTACAAAGAAGTCTTTGAATCGGGCCGCTGGGACAGAATATTCATGATGGATGCCGATCTGTCCCATCAGCCGCTTCACCTTGAGATGATTGACAACGCGCTTGATGGTCATGCTTTTGTAGTGGGTTCAAGATATTTGAAAGGCGTCAGTGTGCTGAACTGGTCCATCGTTAGACTGAATCTCAGTTATGCTGCGAACAGGTACATCAAATTATTGACAGGAATGCCCTTCAGTGACAGTACAAGCGGCTTCAGAGGTTTTCGCTCTGAAGTGCTTCCGATCCTTCTATCCTCTGAGATCAAATCCTCCGGATACGCCTTTCTGGTGGAAACCCTTTACGATGTCTGGAAAAAAGGTACAGATATCGGTGAAGTGCCAATCGTTTTCGTAGAAAGGAAAAGGGGTGATTCAAAGGTTTCGATGCGTATATTTTTTGAATCCCTCTTCACTCCACTCCGGCTCCGGATAAATTCTCTTTTCCATCAGTAG
- the efp gene encoding elongation factor P: MPTSNDFRRGMVIDIDGVLCQIVEFQHVNPGKGAAFVRSKMKEILSGKVLDRTWRAGEKVTEVRVEHRIWELLYMTDIEFVVMNPDTFEQIHLDFDLIGDASNYLVENSEVKIAFVDDKPIMLEPPDTVELEVVETDPGLRGDTASGGTKPAILQTGLKVQVPLFIQEKDVLKIDTRNDSYIERVSS; this comes from the coding sequence GTGCCCACAAGTAATGATTTCAGGCGTGGCATGGTTATTGATATTGATGGAGTGTTATGCCAGATTGTAGAATTTCAGCATGTTAACCCCGGAAAAGGGGCCGCATTCGTTAGATCGAAAATGAAGGAGATACTCTCAGGCAAGGTTCTTGACCGCACCTGGAGGGCGGGCGAGAAAGTTACTGAAGTCAGAGTGGAACACAGGATATGGGAACTGCTCTATATGACCGATATTGAATTCGTCGTTATGAATCCCGATACTTTCGAGCAGATACACCTTGATTTCGACCTGATCGGAGACGCATCCAATTACCTTGTTGAGAACAGTGAAGTTAAGATAGCGTTTGTCGATGACAAACCGATAATGCTTGAACCTCCGGATACTGTGGAGCTTGAAGTAGTAGAAACCGACCCCGGGCTTAGAGGGGATACTGCAAGCGGTGGTACGAAACCCGCAATTCTGCAGACCGGTCTGAAGGTTCAGGTACCGTTGTTCATTCAGGAAAAAGATGTGCTAAAAATCGATACGAGGAATGACAGCTACATTGAAAGAGTATCATCCTGA
- a CDS encoding 3-dehydroquinate dehydratase, producing MRSSRIITIINGPNLSQLGNRETEHYGTTSQNELAVMIEKKASSDGYKADFIQSDVEGELVKAINSASGSSIGIVINPAAYSHYSIAIMDALTAFDGPVVEVHISRVFARESFRSEFVTAKAADAFIAGAGIKGYIHALEILYELIDQKNGGSISAHK from the coding sequence ATGAGAAGTTCCCGCATCATCACAATCATCAACGGTCCTAACCTTTCACAGCTTGGCAATCGTGAAACTGAACACTACGGAACCACTTCACAGAATGAGCTTGCGGTAATGATCGAAAAAAAAGCATCCAGTGATGGTTATAAGGCAGACTTCATTCAGTCGGACGTTGAAGGGGAGCTTGTCAAAGCTATTAACAGCGCTTCGGGCAGTTCAATCGGTATCGTTATAAACCCGGCGGCATACTCGCATTATTCAATAGCTATAATGGATGCCCTGACCGCGTTTGACGGTCCTGTTGTAGAAGTGCATATAAGCCGTGTGTTTGCAAGGGAATCCTTCAGGAGCGAATTTGTAACCGCAAAAGCCGCGGATGCATTCATTGCGGGAGCTGGAATAAAAGGCTACATTCATGCCTTGGAAATCCTGTACGAATTAATTGATCAGAAAAACGGAGGTAGCATCAGTGCCCACAAGTAA